In Treponema primitia ZAS-2, a genomic segment contains:
- a CDS encoding type II toxin-antitoxin system HicA family toxin, whose protein sequence is MKRVDLISAISKNGAQFVRHGGGHDVYRQPKTGKQSAVPRHNEIKEYVARSIIRNLS, encoded by the coding sequence ATGAAACGGGTAGATTTAATCAGCGCCATAAGCAAGAACGGGGCTCAATTTGTGCGTCATGGCGGAGGCCATGACGTTTACCGGCAGCCAAAAACCGGAAAACAATCTGCTGTTCCCCGGCATAATGAAATAAAGGAATATGTAGCCAGGAGCATTATAAGGAATTTGTCATAA
- a CDS encoding type II toxin-antitoxin system HicB family antitoxin, protein MEKQYTYWQEDGWYIGYFDDFPDHPTQGQTLEELEDMLKDLYDCLELSKYHKAKLFIA, encoded by the coding sequence ATGGAAAAACAATACACCTATTGGCAAGAGGATGGGTGGTATATTGGGTATTTTGATGATTTCCCCGATCACCCAACCCAGGGTCAGACCCTTGAGGAATTAGAAGATATGCTCAAAGATCTATATGATTGCCTGGAACTTTCTAAATACCATAAAGCAAAATTATTTATTGCATGA
- the tyrS gene encoding tyrosine--tRNA ligase yields the protein MNQALENLKTRGLFQQCTDPDALSRLMDAGPVTFYVGCDPTGPSLHIGHMVPFFAFRHLMAAGHKGIALIGGGTARIGDPSGKTEMRKMLSYEQLDANAACIAAQLDKFLGFDGDRARTANNKDWLADLNYIDFLREIGSHFSVNRMLSFEAYKMRMETGLSFIEFNYQLLQSYDFLELYRRHGNRLQIGGDDQWGNIVAGADLIRRIEGAEVFGMTFPLVTTADGKKMGKTEKGAIFLDPAITSPYEFFQYWRNVQDADLRRFLLMFTFLPVGEIDTITAPGKNPNEGKERLAWEVTALIHGNDEADKALSGAKAAFGGEGGDKSAMPSAALSLAKFQAGYNVVDLFTDAGLTPTKSEARRLVQQGGAFVSASGDTASLAAITDVAALIGADALDGDGELVLRAGKKRFCRVTTR from the coding sequence ATGAACCAGGCCCTAGAGAACCTTAAAACCCGCGGACTTTTCCAGCAGTGCACCGACCCGGATGCCCTTTCCCGTCTGATGGACGCCGGTCCGGTAACTTTTTACGTGGGCTGCGATCCCACGGGCCCCAGTCTGCACATCGGCCATATGGTGCCGTTTTTTGCGTTCCGCCACCTTATGGCAGCGGGGCACAAGGGTATAGCCCTCATCGGCGGGGGGACTGCCCGGATCGGGGACCCCTCGGGGAAGACCGAGATGCGGAAGATGCTGAGCTACGAGCAGCTCGACGCCAACGCCGCCTGCATCGCCGCCCAACTGGACAAGTTCCTGGGCTTCGACGGGGACAGAGCTCGGACGGCGAACAACAAGGACTGGCTGGCGGACCTGAACTACATCGACTTTCTCCGGGAAATCGGCAGCCACTTTTCGGTGAACCGTATGCTCAGTTTTGAAGCCTACAAAATGCGCATGGAGACCGGGCTTTCCTTCATCGAATTCAACTACCAGCTCCTCCAAAGTTACGACTTCCTGGAACTGTACCGCCGCCACGGCAACCGCCTCCAGATAGGCGGCGACGACCAATGGGGCAACATCGTGGCAGGCGCGGACCTAATCCGCCGTATCGAAGGCGCCGAAGTCTTCGGCATGACCTTCCCCCTGGTAACCACCGCGGACGGTAAAAAGATGGGCAAAACCGAAAAAGGCGCCATCTTCCTGGATCCGGCCATCACCAGTCCTTACGAATTTTTCCAATACTGGCGCAATGTCCAGGACGCCGACCTCCGCCGCTTCCTCCTGATGTTCACCTTCCTCCCGGTAGGAGAGATTGACACCATCACCGCCCCGGGCAAGAACCCCAACGAAGGCAAAGAGCGCCTGGCTTGGGAAGTAACCGCCCTGATCCATGGCAATGATGAAGCCGACAAAGCCCTCTCCGGCGCTAAGGCCGCCTTTGGGGGGGAGGGCGGGGACAAATCCGCCATGCCCAGCGCAGCTCTGTCCCTGGCAAAGTTCCAGGCCGGTTACAACGTGGTGGACCTTTTCACCGATGCAGGCTTGACCCCCACCAAAAGCGAAGCCCGCCGCCTGGTCCAGCAAGGCGGCGCCTTCGTGTCCGCCAGCGGCGACACGGCTTCGCTGGCCGCCATCACTGACGTAGCCGCCCTGATTGGGGCTGACGCCCTGGACGGCGACGGGGAACTGGTGCTCCGAGCGGGGAAAAAGCGGTTTTGCCGGGTAACCACCCGGTAG